A window from Luteibacter flocculans encodes these proteins:
- the otsA gene encoding alpha,alpha-trehalose-phosphate synthase (UDP-forming), whose amino-acid sequence MSRLVVISNRVALPKQTQTGGLASAMNAALQEMGGLWFGWSGNIAAETGKELHEVEDGHISYATIDMSKADHDDYYSGFANRALWPLFHYRADLVDYRRDHLEGYLRVNRIFAKRVAKLIRKDDIIWVHDYHLLPLAAMLREEGVENRIGFFLHTPLPAAGLLITLPRHRELLEPLASYDLVGLHTQRDLRALEDYFLHELGAAMRTGGRIRAANGRIFRAGVFPISIDTAEAVELAHRAEDSGAVAKLKASIDDRALIIGVDRLDYSKGLPERFEGFARLLRDHKEMRGRVSLLQIAPPSRSDVPEYRSLRRELERSAGHINGQYAEPDWVPIRYVNKSFAHKVLAGYFRVAKVGLVTPLRDGMNLVAKEYVACQDPQDPGVLVLSRFAGAAQELDAALLVNPSDLDEVSEALKRALEMPLKERRMRWQSMMDVLERNDITTWRNAFLHALTEPPRVKPEIYLPKPNVAP is encoded by the coding sequence ATGAGCCGATTAGTCGTCATATCGAACCGCGTAGCGCTGCCCAAGCAGACACAGACCGGCGGACTCGCTTCCGCCATGAACGCGGCGCTGCAGGAAATGGGCGGTCTGTGGTTCGGCTGGAGCGGCAACATCGCCGCCGAGACGGGCAAGGAGCTGCATGAAGTCGAGGACGGACACATCAGCTACGCCACCATCGACATGTCGAAGGCGGATCACGATGACTACTACAGCGGTTTCGCCAATCGCGCGCTGTGGCCGTTGTTCCACTACCGCGCCGATCTGGTCGACTATCGCCGTGATCACCTCGAAGGCTATCTCCGGGTGAACCGCATCTTCGCCAAGCGCGTGGCGAAGTTGATCCGCAAGGACGACATCATCTGGGTGCACGACTACCACCTCCTTCCGTTGGCTGCGATGCTGCGCGAAGAGGGCGTAGAGAACCGGATCGGTTTCTTCCTGCATACCCCGCTGCCGGCTGCAGGACTGCTCATCACCCTGCCCCGCCACCGCGAACTGCTCGAGCCCCTGGCCTCGTACGATCTGGTGGGTCTCCACACGCAGCGCGATCTGCGCGCGCTGGAAGACTATTTCCTGCACGAACTGGGCGCGGCCATGCGCACGGGCGGCCGGATCCGTGCAGCGAACGGACGCATCTTCCGCGCCGGGGTATTCCCCATCAGCATCGACACCGCCGAGGCCGTGGAACTTGCGCACCGCGCGGAAGACAGTGGCGCGGTGGCGAAGCTGAAAGCGTCGATCGACGACCGTGCGCTGATCATCGGCGTGGATCGCCTGGATTACTCCAAGGGCCTGCCCGAGCGCTTCGAGGGCTTCGCTCGCCTGCTGCGCGATCACAAGGAGATGCGTGGCCGCGTGTCGCTGCTGCAGATCGCCCCGCCATCCCGCTCGGACGTGCCTGAATACCGATCGCTCCGCCGCGAACTGGAGCGCAGCGCGGGCCACATCAACGGCCAGTACGCGGAACCGGACTGGGTGCCGATCCGCTACGTGAACAAGTCCTTTGCGCACAAGGTGCTCGCAGGCTACTTCCGCGTGGCGAAGGTCGGCCTGGTCACGCCCTTGCGCGATGGCATGAACCTCGTGGCGAAGGAGTACGTGGCCTGCCAGGATCCGCAGGACCCGGGCGTGCTCGTGCTTTCGCGCTTTGCAGGCGCCGCGCAGGAACTGGACGCCGCCCTGCTGGTGAATCCGTCGGATCTGGACGAGGTATCGGAAGCGCTGAAGCGCGCCCTGGAAATGCCGTTGAAGGAGCGGCGGATGCGCTGGCAGTCGATGATGGACGTACTGGAACGCAACGACATCACGACCTGGCGCAATGCGTTCCTGCACGCGCTGACCGAGCCACCGCGCGTAAAGCCCGAAATCTACCTGCCGAAGCCCAACGTCGCGCCTTGA
- the otsB gene encoding trehalose-phosphatase, translated as MTTARDNLPRPPADLVTSDTALFLDADGTLLAFADDPEGVVVVDGLIETLDTIHDALDGALALVSGRAIAGLDRIFGRQRWAAAGQHGLERRDADGRLVTMPVDAEELARLRAIVHDVAIAMPGVRVEDKSWSVALHCRERPDHAAELDRVAPAIAARFPGFELQPGSYVYEFKPRGMDKGVAVAAFLDAAPFQGRRPVYLGDDLTDEHAFAVVNERGGASVRVGERTPSHAAFTLPSPADVHAWLNAVKAALTQGAARPR; from the coding sequence GTGACCACTGCCCGCGACAATCTGCCCCGGCCGCCTGCCGACCTCGTCACCTCCGACACTGCCCTGTTCCTGGATGCCGACGGCACGCTGCTGGCATTCGCCGACGATCCCGAGGGGGTAGTCGTGGTGGACGGGCTGATCGAGACGCTCGACACGATCCATGACGCCTTGGACGGTGCGCTGGCCCTGGTGAGCGGACGCGCTATCGCAGGGCTCGACCGCATCTTTGGGCGTCAGCGCTGGGCCGCAGCCGGCCAGCACGGCCTCGAGCGCCGCGACGCCGACGGACGCCTCGTCACGATGCCCGTGGACGCGGAGGAACTGGCCCGCTTGCGAGCCATCGTGCATGACGTGGCGATCGCCATGCCCGGCGTCCGCGTGGAAGACAAGAGCTGGTCGGTGGCGCTGCATTGCCGCGAACGTCCGGACCATGCCGCGGAACTCGATCGCGTCGCGCCCGCGATCGCGGCGCGCTTCCCCGGCTTCGAACTACAGCCCGGCAGCTACGTCTACGAGTTCAAGCCGCGTGGCATGGACAAGGGCGTGGCCGTGGCGGCGTTTCTCGATGCGGCGCCGTTTCAGGGACGTCGCCCGGTGTATTTGGGCGACGACCTGACCGACGAACATGCGTTCGCGGTGGTCAACGAACGCGGGGGGGCGTCGGTGCGCGTCGGCGAAAGAACGCCGTCACATGCCGCGTTCACATTGCCTAGCCCGGCCGATGTTCATGCTTGGCTGAATGCCGTGAAGGCCGCATTGACGCAGGGAGCCGCAAGACCACGATGA